A genomic stretch from Halichoerus grypus chromosome 7, mHalGry1.hap1.1, whole genome shotgun sequence includes:
- the KIAA1614 gene encoding uncharacterized protein KIAA1614 homolog isoform X3: MEGVPEAAAARPAGGGPQGTQIGSRTTSAMEMTLAVERSVPEPQLDSGHLPRPCSCSLEDRTPSLMAPQDPRAWGIQLPGPSVLESKVRALKEKMTAGKQAVSPGLTSQERPSKKPKCRRVKVGGAGPLSERSSLPDAEGVIPAQNLPDGQLDSDISKEESARNGGPRPPRPPSPGLECRNGRSPRPPEAVQALPNNERSLLPGPGSLQENPVHRVTPGRPGGPGPCNKIAHMPNLRKGSSYALQDDLVTGGDLDSLSLTCEEDFVPRPALLGGLWRAAELGALGTGGSALSLSDRVERNRLLLQEMLNVGGQDPPRVGIPAWTPPWDRGLPERPAGDMDWDSGISLQDSDQNRTFGPKPESVLSPRPEEAKHLLQRARMKARTRPLRASHEIVPAITQGSRDGRRSPAPDSRMPFASRDTPQNGNTSDSSSGESSSGQWPKRGASPSRVRFEDESARDAESRYLERLQQRQRQARSCALPTAAQGPLRSKPELAHYINAGFARTDAGQGPLYRLLGRPERRGGPAPPPARGSARKCPACGSCIHDRRPAPEREAACGVPAEPLSSRGPSPPFGLLPAEPGCHTEWIRETHIGDSARPEEADSALDSTDTSDSCRTDSEEAGTSQPSRARGPARGNSPRPRGSRPRGGPRWFRKAESELPRSPQAPHYLLGVDHVEGAAEVKEGRRHLPEGTLVPREEAFAKPPVLECKRASLGSQWQPGPGLGNHWVHPVDSRALSRTAYPLASSMKLGSSAPGRQAQDGGSRESLETVSASSLQQSHAEPSALHQARQLTFSLSPEGWVPTPPSSRKTSPVSHRKAALAAPRRLGEQGEPVDPPPPPSRSVVPRTCELSPAQTQPHGPAGRHPQLALSTNNCSNSLPLGLQEPWGGAGLEAKVEDGPCSQELPPENRGHGGVQGFLGPAAVGAVSSVSITLSLALEESDSSQEPEGGLQRPELSSGGQVSSRAWEQADAEETSLAFTFPFILSFRAEGLSLRRVPKALGIPGGRRRTWPTLHCPF, encoded by the exons ATGGAGGGGGTgccggaggcggcggcggcccggcCCGCGGGCGGCGGCCCTCA AGGGACCCAAATAGGGAGCAGAACAACCAGCGCCATGGAGATGACCTTGGCTGTGGAGAGAAGTGTCCCTGAGCCACAGCTGGATAGTGGACACCTCCCAAgaccctgttcctgctctctggaAGACAGAACACCCAGCCTGATGGCCCCCCAAGACCCCAGGGCATGGGGGATACAACTCCCAGGTCCCTCTGTGCTGGAGTCCAAAGTGAGGGCCTTGAAGGAAAAAATGACGGCAGGCAAACAGGCGGTGAGCCCCGGTCTCACTTCCCAAGAGCGGCCATCCAAGAAACCCAAATGCAGGCGAGTCAAGGTGGGCGGAGCTGGGCCTCTGTCGGAGAGGTCTTCCTTGCCGGATGCTGAGGGGGTGATCCCTGCTCAGAATCTGCCTGATGGGCAGCTGGACAGCGATATCAGCAAGGAGGAATCTGCCCGGAACGGGGGTCCCAGACCTCCCAGGCCGCCTTCTCCTGGGCTGGAGTGCCGGAACGGGAGGAGCCCGCGGCCTCCAGAAGCAGTACAGGCCTTGCCCAACAATGAGAGGAGTCTGCTGCCAGGGCCTGGCTCTTTGCAAGAGAACCCTGTTCACAGAGTCACTCCAGGCCGGCCTGGGGGCCCTGGTCCTTGTAACAAAATCGCCCACATGCCCAACCTGAGGAAAGGAAGCTCATACGCCCTTCAGGATGACCTAGTTACAGGAGGAGACCTGGACAGCTTGTCTCTGACCTGCGAGGAGGACTTTGTTCCCAGGCCAGCCTTGCTAGGGGGGCTCTGGCGAGCTGCAGAGCTGGGGGCTCTGGGCACTGGGGGCAGTGCCTTATCCTTGTCTGATCGGGTGGAGAGGAACCGCCTTCTGCTGCAGGAGATGCTAAATGTTGGGGGCCAAGACCCCCCCAGGGTGGGAATCCCAGCCTGGACTCCACCCTGGGACAGAGGTCTACCAG AGCGACCAGCAGGGGACATGGACTGGGACTCAGGCATCTCCCTGCAGGACTCGGACCAGAACAG GACCTTTGGTCCCAAGCCAGAGTCTGTGCTGAGCCCCAGGCCTGAGGAAGCCAAGCATCTGCTGCAGCGTGCCCGCATGAAGGCCAGGACCCGGCCCCTCCGTGCCAGCCATGAGATCGTGCCCGCCATCACCCAGGGCAGCCG AGACGGCCGGAGAAGCCCAGCCCCGGACTCGAGGATGCCCTTTGCCAGCAGAGACACCCCGCAGAACGGGAACACGAGTGACTCGTCCAGCGGGGAGTCCAGCAGCGGGCAGTGGCCCAAGCGGGGCGCCTCCCCATCCCGCGTGCGCTTCGAGGACGAGTCGGCCCGCGACGCCGAGTCCCGCTACCTGGAGCGGCTGCAGCAGCGCCAGCGCCAGGCGCGGAGCTGCGCGCTGCCGACGGCGGCTCAGGGCCCGCTGCGCTCCAAGCCCGAGCTGGCCCACTACATCAACGCGGGCTTCGCGCGCACCGACGCCGGCCAAGGGCCGCTCTACCGCCTGCTGGGCCGGCCGGAGCGGAGGGGCGGCCCGGCGCCGCCGCCCGCGCGGGGCAGCGCCAGGAAGTGCCCAGCCTGCGGCAGCTGCATCCACGACCGACGCCCCGCCCCGGAGCGCGAAGCTGCCTGCGGGGTGCCGGCGGAGCCCCTCAGCTCTCGGGGCCCGAGCCCTCCCTTCGGGCTTCTCCCTGCCGAGCCGGGGTGCCACACGGAATGGATCCGGGAAACGCACATCGGAGACTCGGCGCGCCCCGAGGAGGCGGATTCCGCGCTGGACAGCACGGACACCTCGGACAGCTGCAGGACCGACAGTGAGGAGGCTGGGACCTCGCAGCCCAGCAGGGCTCGGGGCCCCGCCCGAGGCAACAGCCCCCGTCCGCGGGGCTCCAGGCCTCGAGGAGGCCCCAGGTGGTTCCGGAAGGCCGAATCGGAGCTGCCCCGGAGCCCTCAGGCCCCGCACTACCTGCTGGGGGTTGACCACGTGGAGGGTGCAGCCGAGGTGAAAGAAGGCAGGCGACACCTGCCTGAGGGGACTCTGGTTCCCAGAGAAGAGGCTTTCGCTAAGCCTCCCGTCCTGGAATGTAAAAGGGCTTCCCTGGGCTCCCAGTGGcagcctggcccagggctgggaaATCACTGGGTCCACCCGGTGGATTCCCGGGCTCTGAGCAGGACAGCCTATCCCCTGGCCTCTTCCATGAAGCTGGGGTCCTCGGCGCCAGGCAGACAGGCCCAGGATGGAGGAAGCCGTGAGTCTCTGGAGActgtctctgcttcctccctgcAACAGAGTCACGCAGAGCCCTCTGCCTTGCACCAGGCCCGGCAGCTgaccttttccctctcccctgaaGGCTGGGTGCCAACCCCTCCATCTTCAAGGAAAACCTCACCTGTGTCTCACAGGAAGGCAGCCCTGGCTGCACCCCGCAGGCTGGGTGAGCAGGGAGAGCCTGTGGACCCACCTCCGCCTCCTTCAAGAAGTGTAGTTCCCAGGACCTGTGAGCTCTCCCCGGCCCAGACCCAGCCCCACGGCCCTGCAGGCAGGCATCCCCAGCTGGCCCTGTCCACCAATAACTGCAGCAATAGCCTGCCTCTGGGGCTgcaggagccctggggaggggccGGCCTCGAGGCCAAGGTGGAGGATGGCCCCTGCAGCCAGGAGCTGCCCCCGGAGAACCGCGGCCACG GAGGAGTCCAGGGCTTTCTTGGCCCAGCAGCTGTTGGCGCAGTCAGCTCCGTGAGCATCACCCTCTCCCTGGCCTTAGAGGAGTCGGATTCCAGCCAGGAACCAGAGGGAGGCCTGCAGAGGCCAGAGTTGAGTTCCGGAGGGCAGGTGTCATCCCG GGCTTGGGAACAAGCAGACGCTGAGGAAACAAGCCTGGCATTCACCTTTCCATTCATTCTCTCCTTCCGCGCCGAGGGTCTGAGTCTTCGCCGAGTCCCCAAAGCCTTG GGCATTCCCGGGGGTCGGCGCAGGACCTGGCCCACCCTCCACTGCCCCTTCTGA